GCCTTGGCTTTTAGTGACAATGTCTCAATCCTCTATATTGCCCAAAACTCTGTGTTTCACGAAAGAACTAAGCACATTGATGTCGATTGTCATGTGATTAGAAAACAAATTCAATCTGGTTTAATTTGCCTAATCCCAATTGCCTCTACTGTATAACTTGTTGATCTCTTCACAAAAGCACAACATTATCCACAATTAAGTTTCTTCTTTCCAAACTTGGCCCGTTTAATCCCTTTTTGGCCTAGTTTAAGGGAAtggaagggggggggggggtaatgATTATTATTTGATACTGTGCTGGTGAAATCAGCTGAAAGCAAAATCAAGCAGCATGTGAAATCAACTGAAACTAGTTGAAAGCGAGTAACTACAACTAACGATTTTTTCAAACAGAAAAAACGCCTTTCTCGAAGATCTTTCACCATGTCACCAGTCCATTCCAAAACTAAAGCAACCAAGGCAATCAACAAACCATCCAAGCCAATTATTAGCGTCACCGTGAGAAATTAGATTCtttcatactttttttttttcgtttttcagtAGTTAAAAACACGTACAGATTATAGTTTTCTCTTTCCTAGCTAGTATATACATTACTCttcattgtatttatatatataaccttCATCTAACTTTGAATTCAATGATAAAGTTGGAAATTACAAATCATTAAATTCACATTTCTTTCTTATTAATACTTGTATCTAAATTTCTCAATCATGGTTTCAATTTCAAATCATTAATTCACATTTCTTTCTTAAGAATATGTGCATATAAATTTCTTAATCTCAAGGTTTCATTTCAATATCAAATCATTAATTCCATTTCTTTCTTAAGAATAGAATATGTGTATATAAATTTCTTAATCTCATGGACAACATTAGTGCCACGAAGCAAACTCTAAATATCAATCATTTTTAAATTCTTAGTTTAGAACCCATTGGCTGAATTTTCACTTTATATCATTTCCATGTGCTTTAGTagcatataaaataaaataaaaaggacaAACTATAGAATATATATTTGGatataaaaacaaaagataGAAGAAGAATGAATGTCTCTGATATGATGTGAGTGaagaatatatataaacaaatacAAAGATCCAAATATACAATTAGATGGGAACTTGAACCACTAGAAATTCTGATGAACCTTCTTTCAATTTTGCCATCAAATTCAACAATCTAAATTCTtaatttcttctcttcttttgcttATTTCGAAGCTTAATTCTCGTTCTTAATTTCAAGGGTTTTGTCCTTTTCCATACATTTCAAGACTATATTTCCCTTAAATCTCTCCATTTAGATCACTAAGAAAACCCAAATTCAACATGAAGGTGAGTTTATCTTAGTGCAAGTGTTCAATTTTCCAGAGATTAATGGCTTTCTAATCATCTGAGTTTGTGTTTTTTTTCGCTGCAGCTTTTCGGTTGGATGCAGAATAAGCTTAACCGCGATAAACATGTCGTCCATAACAAATCAACAAATGTTGTTTCTTCTTCTCGTAAGCATCCTTGTATTTTTTACAGCTCGAAAGAAGGTTTTAGGGTGACAACTGTTTTCTAACTTGTGgcattatttaaataattaatgcAGATCATGTGAAACAAGAATCTAGAGAGGAGTTCAGTGATTGGCCGCATAGTTTATTGGCGATTGGGACATTTGGTAACACTGAAATAAGATCCTCATCATCGTCGTCATTACAAAATCCTGAAATGAGAAATATTCAACAGAatctagaagaagaagaagaaattaaagagCCGTCTTCTTCCCCGGATGAGCTTCATGATTTTACGGAAGAAGAGATTGAGAAATTACAGAAAGAATTGACGAAGCTGTTATCGAAAAAACCAACTTCTGATAATGATTATAAAAATCTTCCGTTGGATAGATTTTTAAATTGTCCATCAAGTTTGGAAGTGGATCGGAGGATCAGTAACACGGTTACGAGTGACATTGAggagaataataataataataataataatagtgaagaagatgatatTGAGAGAACAATAAGTGTTATACTTGGAAGATGTAAGGATATACGTGACAAGAAAAGTAAGAAGACTATTGGGAAGAAATCCATTTCTTTTTTACTCAAGAAGATGTTTGTTTGCTCAAGTGGATTTGGTCCACAGCCGAGTTTGAGGGATACTTTTCAAGAATCAAGAATGGAAAAGGTATGTGTTTCTTATTTTCCCAATTATATTTCCTTAAAGAATCATCACATACTTTGATGttagaaaaaaaatgattttcttaaattttttgaaTGAAATATGTTTGGGATTGCAATTGAGGCAGGGGATTACCCGTCTCTGAGCGGATAGATCCGctcaaatgaaaataaaaaattagtatTTGTTTTCTTCATAGATAGTTATGATAATAACAAATATTTACGTATATATAGGGATATGGAGTAGGAATCTCCGTATGTCCATACCTTTATAAAAATTccttaaatattatatatatatatatatatatatatatatatatattattttcatacaATTAGATAAATCCACTGAAAGTAATCATTTcataataattttcttaatcaTAGTTTTCATTATTAAATGGTAGATGCTTTTCTACGTGTATAATTTATACTCTATATGGATTTCTACATGGATTATCGTTTTatactaaaataaatattttatagatTATGATTGCGTAATTGTATATCTATTGTCGGGTTTAGTTGAGTCCCATGaggcttttataaaaaaaaatagcgcAGATTCAGCTCAACTTACTATTATTTTAGATGAATTTGtatttaaaaaatcaaatttcaaactCAATCCAAATAAGgtcatttaaaatatatataggtttgaataataaaaattaaaaattgtacttaagagtaaataaataatatataaatttaataattaatattaatagaattTAATCCGGTccatgctatttttttttatataaaaatctaAATCCAAATATAGATGGGTTTTAGTAGATTTTAGGTTTAGCCTAAAATCATTCATGTCCAAACCCAACTTATTAGACTGGGCCTGAACATGTATGATAATATTTTAGGCCCAGTCTACCTAACTCAtttaatatttgaattttttttaaatatatttttccttttttttaaagaatgttTTTTTCCTTATAatgaaatataatatattatttcttcaaaaaaaaaaataatgaaatatattatataataaactATATATgagtgattaaaaaaaaaaactatatatgaGTGATTAGTCCAGCTGGCTgccttttttatttaaaagctGAAGCCCAGTCCATGAAATTGGGCCTGAGCCTGACTACTATGTCACCAAGCCcggttctttttttttcattttatgaaTGAAATTAGAACAAGAATATTTacattctttaaaaaaaaaatacataaattcataataaag
The window above is part of the Euphorbia lathyris chromosome 3, ddEupLath1.1, whole genome shotgun sequence genome. Proteins encoded here:
- the LOC136224254 gene encoding protein DEEPER ROOTING 1 — its product is MKLFGWMQNKLNRDKHVVHNKSTNVVSSSHHVKQESREEFSDWPHSLLAIGTFGNTEIRSSSSSSLQNPEMRNIQQNLEEEEEIKEPSSSPDELHDFTEEEIEKLQKELTKLLSKKPTSDNDYKNLPLDRFLNCPSSLEVDRRISNTVTSDIEENNNNNNNNSEEDDIERTISVILGRCKDIRDKKSKKTIGKKSISFLLKKMFVCSSGFGPQPSLRDTFQESRMEKLLRMMLQRKMNPQNTYRASSMKKYLEDTKRVSYRKEKENENEHEYEKEKEKICDGSKWVKTDSEYIVLEI